One genomic window of Oryctolagus cuniculus chromosome 11, mOryCun1.1, whole genome shotgun sequence includes the following:
- the LOC108176708 gene encoding large ribosomal subunit protein eL39-like, whose amino-acid sequence MSSHKTFRIKRFLAKKQKQNRPIPQWIWMKTGNKIRYNSKRRHWRRTKLGL is encoded by the coding sequence ATGTCTTCTCACAAGACCTTCAGAATCAAGAGGTTCctggccaaaaaacaaaaacaaaaccgccCCATTCCGCAATGGATTTGGATGAAAACTGGTAATAAAATCAGGTATAACTCCAAGAGGAGACATTGGAGAAGAACCAAGCTGGGTCTATAA